A stretch of Megalobrama amblycephala isolate DHTTF-2021 linkage group LG14, ASM1881202v1, whole genome shotgun sequence DNA encodes these proteins:
- the LOC125246340 gene encoding uncharacterized protein LOC125246340 isoform X2: MARYSGEQALQMVLDSEEEFTFSSEEEHDSDDERLYFEERLDPAEDTVSDENVDPSLSHSPAIPTKRAPSNTGGNEKDYSPNESAPKPLAKKAKKNIQTSNRHSALSWKTDNDTDMVPQTLRFLPAREPGPQLRPADEHTPKSLFKMFKMQGIMPPLVVGTACFAKYSLVKGKTHLGNARHVTFTCVFS, encoded by the exons ATGGCACGCTACTCAGGTGAGCAGGCTCTTCAGATGGTCCTGGACAGTGAGGAAGAGTTCACTTTTTCCTCGGAAGAAGAACACGACTCTGACGATGAACGTCTGTATTTTGAAGAGCGACTTGATCCAGCTGAAGATACAGTTTCTGATGA gaatGTGGATCCATCACTCTCACATTCACCTGCAATTCCCACTAAGAGGGCACCCAGCAACACAGGCGGAAATGAGaaaga ctaTAGCCCTAATGAGAGTGCTCCAAAACCCCTTGCAAAAAAGGCCAAGAAAAACATTCAGACAAGCAACAGGCATTCAGCTCTGTCATGGAAAACAGATAATGACACTGACATGGTTCCACAGACTCTGAGATTCCTACCTGCACGGGAACCTGGACCACAGCTGCGTCCTGCTGATGAACACACTCCTAAGAGtctcttcaaaatgttcaaaatgcaaGGAATAATGCCACCGCTGGTCGTCGGAACTGCATGCTTTGCAAAGTACAGCTTGGTAAAAGGCAAGACACACCTTGGAAATGCCAGGCATGTGACATTTACttgtgtcttcagttga
- the LOC125246340 gene encoding uncharacterized protein LOC125246340 isoform X1, whose translation MARYSGEQALQMVLDSEEEFTFSSEEEHDSDDERLYFEERLDPAEDTVSDENVDPSLSHSPAILTKRARSNTGDNEKENVDPSLSHSPAIPTKRAPSNTGGNEKDYSPNESAPKPLAKKAKKNIQTSNRHSALSWKTDNDTDMVPQTLRFLPAREPGPQLRPADEHTPKSLFKMFKMQGIMPPLVVGTACFAKYSLVKGKTHLGNARHVTFTCVFS comes from the exons ATGGCACGCTACTCAGGTGAGCAGGCTCTTCAGATGGTCCTGGACAGTGAGGAAGAGTTCACTTTTTCCTCGGAAGAAGAACACGACTCTGACGATGAACGTCTGTATTTTGAAGAGCGACTTGATCCAGCTGAAGATACAGTTTCTGATGA aaatgtgGATCCATCACTCTCGCATTCACCTGCAATTCTCACTAAGAGGGCACGCAGCAACACAGGCGATAATGAGaaaga gaatGTGGATCCATCACTCTCACATTCACCTGCAATTCCCACTAAGAGGGCACCCAGCAACACAGGCGGAAATGAGaaaga ctaTAGCCCTAATGAGAGTGCTCCAAAACCCCTTGCAAAAAAGGCCAAGAAAAACATTCAGACAAGCAACAGGCATTCAGCTCTGTCATGGAAAACAGATAATGACACTGACATGGTTCCACAGACTCTGAGATTCCTACCTGCACGGGAACCTGGACCACAGCTGCGTCCTGCTGATGAACACACTCCTAAGAGtctcttcaaaatgttcaaaatgcaaGGAATAATGCCACCGCTGGTCGTCGGAACTGCATGCTTTGCAAAGTACAGCTTGGTAAAAGGCAAGACACACCTTGGAAATGCCAGGCATGTGACATTTACttgtgtcttcagttga